In the Phaseolus vulgaris cultivar G19833 chromosome 7, P. vulgaris v2.0, whole genome shotgun sequence genome, one interval contains:
- the LOC137830561 gene encoding protein MIZU-KUSSEI 1-like: MKHHHQHQHQHQHQIFQRSSSACTATTRNTRRILPSTLSHSRAFDSEDVSDKLLVRRGSSPSVSNFYHQQQQQKPHKLTPQNKISSILRSFLNIFTFPTIIPTCKWLTIPSHLSITPSLGRKVTGTLFGHRRGHISFAVQLHPRAEPLLLVELAMSTSSLVKEMSSGLVRLALECPKVSFSAAANGGRQQHKRLFQEPSWTMYCNGRNCGYAVSRTCGDLDWHVLSTVQSVSVGAGVIPLLEDGKGGGGSEGELMYMRARFERVVGSRDSEAFYMLNPDGNGGPELSIFLLRI; the protein is encoded by the coding sequence ATgaaacaccaccatcaacatcAACATCAACACCAACACCAAATCTTCCAAAGAAGCTCAAGTGCATGCACAGCCACAACACGAAACACCCGAAGAATCCTACCTTCCACTCTCTCTCACTCCCGCGCCTTCGACTCCGAGGATGTCTCCGACAAACTCCTTGTGCGACGAGGATCCTCACCTTCCGTCTCCAACTTCTAccatcaacaacaacaacaaaaaccaCACAAACTAACGCCACAAAACAAGATATCCTCCATCTTACGTTCCTTCCTCAACATCTTCACGTTCCCCACAATCATCCCCACGTGCAAGTGGCTCACCATCCCCTCGCACCTCTCCATCACCCCCTCCCTCGGCCGGAAAGTCACCGGAACCCTCTTCGGCCACCGTCGCGGCCACATCTCCTTCGCCGTGCAGCTCCATCCCCGCGCCGAGCCCCTCCTCCTCGTGGAACTCGCCATGTCCACCTCCTCCCTTGTCAAGGAGATGTCCTCTGGTCTCGTGCGTCTGGCGCTCGAGTGCCCGAAGGTCTCGTTCTCGGCCGCCGCCAACGGTGGTCGGCAACAACACAAGAGACTCTTTCAGGAGCCTTCCTGGACCATGTACTGCAACGGCAGGAACTGCGGCTATGCGGTGTCCCGCACGTGCGGGGACCTCGACTGGCACGTGCTGAGCACCGTCCAGAGCGTGTCCGTGGGCGCCGGCGTGATCCCCCTTCTGGAGGATGGAAAAGGCGGCGGCGGTTCGGAGGGCGAGTTGATGTACATGAGGGCACGGTTTGAACGAGTTGTGGGGAGTCGTGACTCGGAGGCGTTTTACATGTTGAATCCTGATGGTAATGGCGGACCTGAACTTAGTATTTTTCTATTGAGAATATGA